The Streptomyces sp. ALI-76-A nucleotide sequence CGGGACTGGCCTTCCTCGGCGAGCAGGTGCGCCGCCGCAAGGTCAAGGACGCGCTGATGCTGGCCAACCACCCCGCGCGGCGCGGTGTCGACTCGCCGCACGAGATCCGCGCCTGGCGGGACGCGACGCCCGCGAGCCACCAGATCGCCGTCGGCTTCGAGGGCGCGCCCGGCCACCAGGCCGCCGGCCTCCCGGCCCCCCTCGGTATGGCCCGTGCCCGCGGCATCTACGACAACAACCCCAGCGCCAACTCCTTTCCCGGCTACCCGCTGGAGAGCTACCGCACCTGGGGCGGCTTCGACTGGATGACCGCCACCGTCGGCGGCCTGTGGGACAGCCTGATCGCCGAGGGCAGGCCCTGGTGGATCACCGCCAACTCCGACTCCCACCAGGTGTACGCCGACACCGCGGTCCGCGGCCCGGGCGGCGACTTCAACGCCGACGGCCGCTACCCGGACCCGGTCTACGGCGGACAGATCGACATCACGCAGGGCGACTACTGGCCCGGCCAGTACAGCCGTACGCACGTCGGCGCCGACGGCTTCTCCTACGCCGCCGTCATGGACGGCATCCGCGCCGGCCGCATCTGGGTCGACCACGGGCAGCTGCTCGGCGGCCTCGACGTCCGCGTGTCCGGCGGCAGCCGCTGGGCCACCCTCGGCGGCGCCCTGCATGTCAAGAAGGGCACGAAGGTCACGCTGACCGTCGACGTGGCACTGGCCGACGGTCCCAACTGGGCCGGTTTCGTGCCCAGGCCGGCCCGCGTCGACGTCATCCAGGGCGATGTCACCGGCCCGGTCTCCGACCGGGACACGTTCACCGCGCCGACGGCGAAGGTCGTCCGGACGTACGAGGTGGACAAGCCGGCCGGCGTGGTCCGGCTCACGTACGAACTCGGCCGCGTGGACCGGCCGTTGTACGTCCGGCTGCGCGGCAGCGACGGCAACCGGTCCGCCGTCGGCGCGCGGGGCGCGGCCGTCGACCCGGCCGGCCCGGCCATCGACGTCGTCGGCGACGCCGACCCGTGGCGCGACCTGTGGTTCTACACCAACCCCGTGTGGGTCCTGCCCTCATGACGCCGTACGCCCTCACCGTGGACGCCGGGATCGGCGACCTGCGCGTGGCCGACCATCTGCTCCACACGCTCGCGGGGGAACTCGCCCTCCCGGAGGACGTGTTCGGCTGCACGCACCTGGTGCGCGGGGACCGGCCGCGGGTCGTGCTGTCGTTCACCCCGCCGTCCGAGCCGCTCCCGCACACCGCCCGGGAGCGGCTCACGGCCCTGGGGTACGAGGTGTCGCCCGGCGTCCCCGACGCGGCGGGCCGCGCGGTCCTCTACCCGGGGGTGGCCGCCCTCACCGGCACCCTGACGGTCGCGGACGTGCTCGCGCGCTCCGCGATCGACCGGGTGACGGTCCTGGGCGCGCCGGGCGAACCGGACCCCGGCACCCGCCTGGTGACGTGGGACCACGTCCGCCCGCAGTGGCAGGCGGGCGAACTGGTCCTGCCCGCCATGCCCGCCGTCGGCGGCACCCTCGTCCCCTTCGAGGTCCCGGCCCCGACCCCGTGCTGCGCGGACCACTGACGATCCGGCGTACGGGCAGGGTGGGCCTGTTCCGCCGGACGTGCCTCTTCCGGCGGGGCCCGGCAGCCGGTCCTCAGTGCTCCAGTGCCGGCAGGCCCGCCAGACCCGTGTCGCTCATGACGCGGTCGACCGCGCCGGTGAGGGTGTGGTCCGCGTCGAGGACCGTCTCCACGGGGTCGGGCAGCAGGTCCAGGGGCCGGTACCAGGACCGTAGGTCCGCCTCGGTGACGTGGGCCAGGTCGGCCTTCGTGGCGTGCCGGGCGAGGGTCTCCTCGAACGGGACGTGCAGGTAGTAGGAGTGGGTCGGGCCGCGGTGGTCGGCGCGCAGGCGGGCGAGCATCTCGCCGTAGTGGTCGGCGTACAGGATGCCCTCGACCACCACGTGGTAGCCGGCGTCCAGGGCGTACCGGGCGACGGTGTCGATCAGGCCGATGTTCGCCGCCCCGGGCCGGTCGCGTTCCCGCAGGACGACCCGGCGCAGGTTGTCCTGGCCGACCAGGGCCAGACCCCGGCCGAAACGCTCGCGCAGACCGGCCGCGATCGACGACTTGCCCGAGGCGCTGTTGCCGCGCAGGACGATCAGCCGGGTGTGTTCGGTGCCCACCATCACGGGAGCACCGTAGCGGCCGGACGACCGCGGCGCGGACGGAACCCGCCCGGCCCCGCCACGCCCCGGGGGCCGCTCCTGCCCAACCGCTCCTGTGCGCGGGCTCCGCCGCCCGGCCGTCCTCGTCCGGCGGTGCCGCCGCGCACCCGCCACCCGCCGCCGACACGTCAACTCCGTTGCCCAGCACGGGAGTCGTAGGGTATCCGGGACCGGGACACGGGAAGGGGGCCGGGTGGCGTACGAGGCGCAGCGCGAGGAGGGACCGGGCGGGCCGCACGCCGGACCGCCGCACCAGGGAACCGGGGAGCCCGGGAAACCGGGCCCGCCGCGCCCGTTGTGGCGGCAGCGGAACTTCGGGATCTTCTGGGCCGCCCAGACCCTCTCCGTCCTCGGCGACTCCTTCGCCCTGATCGCCCT carries:
- a CDS encoding AAA family ATPase, translated to MVGTEHTRLIVLRGNSASGKSSIAAGLRERFGRGLALVGQDNLRRVVLRERDRPGAANIGLIDTVARYALDAGYHVVVEGILYADHYGEMLARLRADHRGPTHSYYLHVPFEETLARHATKADLAHVTEADLRSWYRPLDLLPDPVETVLDADHTLTGAVDRVMSDTGLAGLPALEH
- a CDS encoding PHP domain-containing protein, coding for MGHGHHHHHGHTHAHEHGHGQQAATPLPAAFDTSVPDDALTPEQQSRRSLLRRTGLLGAGLAAGGVLSGAAGATAPAHAASNGRRTDGFLWLAGDHHIHTQYSSDGKYRVVDQVRQGAKHGMDWLVITDHGSATHARIGVDKVNPDIRAARSAHEDTLVFQGLEWNIPGAEHGTVFVHPGRNEVSVLKQFETDYDGSVKGASDSTPANEALAVAGLAFLGEQVRRRKVKDALMLANHPARRGVDSPHEIRAWRDATPASHQIAVGFEGAPGHQAAGLPAPLGMARARGIYDNNPSANSFPGYPLESYRTWGGFDWMTATVGGLWDSLIAEGRPWWITANSDSHQVYADTAVRGPGGDFNADGRYPDPVYGGQIDITQGDYWPGQYSRTHVGADGFSYAAVMDGIRAGRIWVDHGQLLGGLDVRVSGGSRWATLGGALHVKKGTKVTLTVDVALADGPNWAGFVPRPARVDVIQGDVTGPVSDRDTFTAPTAKVVRTYEVDKPAGVVRLTYELGRVDRPLYVRLRGSDGNRSAVGARGAAVDPAGPAIDVVGDADPWRDLWFYTNPVWVLPS